One genomic window of Microbacterium sp. BH-3-3-3 includes the following:
- a CDS encoding alpha/beta fold hydrolase, which translates to MIRPLVIGAGVAAATLAVAHTALAGYVARRLIAPRAAKVFEPVTIVGDTVSVPATDDSRQPGTYGLRLDDGAHLMVGDVIRVEGDRVVRSILTRPAGLGDGTATAAWTSQNIGAPEDVGPTRHVAIPLRRGGTAEAWEIGDPENADGGWTIHVHGLRSSRHGALRSAPASNDAGWMSLVVSYAGDEEAAPADALPSTLGTREWRDVDDAIAYAVERGAREVVLVAWSMGATIAMLALEESRHRARITGLVLVAPALDWTRIVRSAVDGAHLPRSIGASALRVLGSRAGASALGLIEAVDARALNWVDGPRPGAALPTLIVHGRADPVVPFAGSAAYVTRHPEATLVAFDSSGHCNEANQQPERFHDAIAGFLREVARAAAARGEGGASSPRSGVEHDLDRAASAPLGE; encoded by the coding sequence ATGATCCGACCGCTCGTCATCGGCGCGGGTGTGGCCGCGGCCACGCTCGCCGTCGCGCACACGGCGCTCGCCGGCTACGTCGCACGGCGTCTGATCGCGCCGCGCGCCGCGAAGGTCTTCGAGCCCGTCACGATCGTCGGCGACACGGTGTCGGTGCCGGCGACCGACGACAGTCGACAGCCCGGCACCTACGGACTGCGCCTCGACGACGGAGCGCACCTGATGGTCGGCGACGTCATCCGCGTCGAGGGGGACCGCGTGGTCCGCTCGATCCTCACCCGCCCGGCGGGGCTCGGCGATGGCACCGCCACAGCGGCATGGACCTCGCAGAACATCGGCGCGCCCGAAGACGTCGGCCCCACGCGTCACGTCGCGATTCCGCTGCGCCGAGGCGGAACCGCCGAGGCGTGGGAGATCGGCGACCCCGAGAACGCCGACGGCGGCTGGACCATCCACGTGCACGGGCTGCGCTCGAGTCGCCACGGCGCGCTCCGCTCGGCTCCGGCCTCGAACGACGCCGGATGGATGTCGCTCGTGGTGTCGTACGCCGGTGACGAGGAGGCCGCCCCCGCCGACGCCCTGCCCTCGACCCTCGGCACGCGCGAGTGGCGCGACGTCGACGACGCCATCGCCTACGCGGTCGAGCGGGGGGCCCGCGAAGTCGTGCTGGTCGCCTGGTCGATGGGGGCGACGATCGCGATGCTCGCGCTCGAAGAGTCCCGGCACCGCGCACGGATCACCGGCCTCGTGCTCGTCGCGCCCGCGTTGGATTGGACCCGCATCGTGCGCAGCGCCGTCGACGGCGCGCACCTGCCCCGCTCGATCGGCGCGTCGGCTCTGCGGGTGCTCGGCAGTCGTGCGGGCGCCAGCGCCCTGGGCCTGATCGAGGCCGTCGACGCCCGCGCCCTGAACTGGGTCGACGGCCCGCGCCCGGGGGCGGCCCTGCCGACGCTCATCGTGCACGGCCGCGCCGACCCGGTGGTGCCGTTCGCGGGTTCGGCGGCGTACGTGACTCGGCATCCCGAGGCCACCCTGGTGGCGTTCGACTCCTCGGGGCACTGCAACGAGGCGAACCAGCAACCCGAGCGATTCCACGACGCCATCGCCGGCTTCCTACGCGAGGTCGCCCGCGCCGCCGCCGCGCGCGGAGAGGGCGGAGCCTCGAGCCCGCGCTCAGGCGTCGAGCACGACCTGGATCGCGCTGCGAGCGCCCCGCTCGGCGAGTGA
- a CDS encoding mannitol dehydrogenase family protein, producing MTDLTAAALPSLAANVSVPTYDRAAVRTRIVHFGVGGFHRAHEAMYLDRLLEAGHTEWALCGVGVLSFDAAMRDALRAQDTLYTLVTEAPDGTSTARVVGSIAQYLFAPDDPEAVVAKLADADTAIVSLTITEGGYGIDDATGAYAPRDEATLADLEGTDAPRSVMGFLSEGLRRRRDAGTPAFTVMSCDNIQGNGHVARAALLGFAERLDPELAAWIAENVSFPNSMVDRITPVTTDATRDAIAEEFGIRDLWPVRSESFEQWVLEDSFSSGRPPLDEVGVQLVSDVEPYELMKLRLLNASHQAMSYLGILSGAEYVHEVCTDPLFVAFLQGYMHAEAIPTLRPVPGIDLDAYCDQLIERFGSEAIRDTLARQVVDGSDRLPKFLLPVVREQLAAGGRIDHAALVLAGWSVFLEGRTEGGEETPAVDSRLDELRAVIADDPAALLDYAPVFGDLGRNARLREAYLAARASLAERGARSAIQVVLDA from the coding sequence ATGACCGATCTCACCGCCGCCGCCCTCCCCTCCCTCGCGGCGAACGTCTCCGTCCCGACGTACGACCGAGCGGCCGTGCGCACGCGGATCGTGCACTTCGGCGTCGGCGGCTTCCACCGCGCGCACGAGGCGATGTACCTCGACCGGCTGCTCGAGGCCGGGCACACCGAGTGGGCCCTCTGCGGCGTCGGCGTGCTGTCGTTCGATGCCGCCATGCGCGATGCGCTGCGCGCGCAGGACACCCTCTACACGCTCGTCACCGAGGCTCCCGACGGCACCTCGACCGCACGCGTGGTCGGCTCGATCGCGCAGTACCTCTTCGCCCCCGACGACCCCGAGGCCGTGGTCGCCAAGCTCGCCGACGCCGACACGGCCATCGTCTCGCTGACCATCACCGAGGGCGGCTACGGCATCGACGACGCGACCGGCGCCTACGCTCCGCGCGACGAGGCCACCCTCGCCGACCTCGAGGGCACCGACGCCCCGCGCAGCGTCATGGGCTTCCTCTCCGAGGGGCTACGCCGCCGACGGGATGCCGGCACCCCGGCCTTCACGGTGATGTCGTGCGACAACATCCAGGGCAACGGCCACGTCGCCCGTGCTGCGCTGCTGGGCTTCGCCGAACGGCTCGACCCCGAGCTCGCCGCCTGGATCGCCGAGAACGTGTCGTTCCCGAACTCCATGGTCGACCGCATCACCCCGGTCACCACCGACGCCACCCGTGACGCGATCGCCGAGGAGTTCGGCATCCGGGACCTCTGGCCCGTGCGCTCGGAGTCGTTCGAGCAGTGGGTGCTCGAGGACTCCTTCTCGTCGGGCCGACCGCCCCTCGACGAGGTCGGGGTGCAGCTGGTCTCCGACGTCGAGCCGTACGAGCTGATGAAGCTGCGGCTGCTGAACGCGTCGCACCAGGCGATGAGCTACCTCGGCATCCTGTCGGGAGCCGAGTACGTGCACGAGGTCTGCACCGACCCGCTGTTCGTGGCGTTCCTGCAGGGGTACATGCACGCCGAGGCCATCCCGACCCTGCGCCCGGTGCCGGGCATCGACCTCGATGCCTACTGCGACCAACTCATCGAACGCTTCGGCAGCGAGGCCATCCGCGACACCCTCGCGCGTCAGGTCGTCGACGGCTCGGACCGTCTGCCCAAGTTCCTGCTGCCGGTCGTGCGCGAGCAACTCGCCGCGGGCGGACGCATCGACCACGCCGCGCTCGTGTTGGCGGGCTGGAGCGTCTTCCTCGAGGGTCGCACCGAAGGGGGCGAGGAGACCCCGGCCGTCGACAGTCGCCTCGACGAGCTTCGGGCGGTCATCGCCGATGACCCCGCAGCCCTGCTCGACTACGCGCCCGTGTTCGGCGACCTCGGCCGGAACGCGCGACTGCGCGAGGCGTACCTGGCGGCGCGGGCCTCACTCGCCGAGCGGGGCGCTCGCAGCGCGATCCAGGTCGTGCTCGACGCCTGA
- a CDS encoding ABC transporter substrate-binding protein, whose product MKWNKKATALTVFGMAATLTLAGCSGGAASGGASAGADGYKIAFVQGVAGDEFYISMQCGIQAEAEKEGATVTTQGPEKFDPTLQKPIVDAVVASQPDALLIAPTDVSAMQAPIAAAEAAGIKVVLVDTTLEDPSGAVSQISSDNEGGGAAAFEAIQKANPNGGKVLVVSTDPGVSTTDARAQGFEDAVAKDSKFESVGVQYSHNEPSTAAEIVTAALQKDPDIVGIFAANLFAAEGSATGVQQAGKQGSITIVGFDAGPAQVKALEAGTVQALVAQEPATIGSDGVKQAIAALKGEATEEKIQTGFTILTKDNITTDGADAVYKSSC is encoded by the coding sequence ATGAAGTGGAACAAGAAGGCGACCGCACTGACGGTCTTCGGTATGGCAGCGACGCTCACCCTCGCGGGGTGTTCGGGCGGAGCCGCCTCGGGCGGCGCGTCGGCCGGTGCCGACGGGTACAAGATCGCGTTCGTGCAGGGCGTCGCCGGAGACGAGTTCTACATCTCCATGCAGTGCGGCATCCAGGCCGAGGCCGAGAAGGAGGGCGCCACGGTCACGACCCAGGGCCCCGAGAAGTTCGACCCCACCCTGCAGAAGCCCATCGTCGACGCCGTCGTCGCCTCCCAGCCCGACGCACTGCTCATCGCCCCCACCGACGTGTCCGCGATGCAGGCGCCGATCGCCGCCGCCGAGGCCGCCGGGATCAAGGTCGTCCTGGTCGACACCACGCTCGAGGACCCCTCCGGTGCCGTGTCGCAGATCTCGTCCGACAACGAAGGCGGCGGCGCCGCAGCGTTCGAAGCGATCCAGAAGGCCAACCCGAACGGCGGCAAGGTGCTCGTCGTGTCGACCGACCCCGGTGTCTCCACCACCGACGCCCGCGCCCAGGGCTTCGAAGACGCGGTCGCCAAGGACAGCAAGTTCGAGTCGGTGGGCGTGCAGTACTCGCACAACGAGCCCTCCACCGCCGCCGAGATCGTCACCGCCGCGCTGCAGAAGGACCCCGACATCGTCGGCATCTTCGCCGCGAACCTGTTCGCCGCCGAAGGCTCCGCCACCGGCGTCCAGCAGGCCGGCAAGCAGGGATCGATCACCATCGTCGGCTTCGACGCCGGCCCCGCCCAGGTGAAGGCCCTCGAAGCCGGAACCGTCCAGGCCCTGGTCGCCCAGGAGCCCGCCACCATCGGCTCCGACGGCGTGAAGCAGGCCATCGCCGCGCTGAAGGGCGAGGCGACGGAGGAGAAGATCCAGACCGGCTTCACCATCCTCACCAAGGACAACATCACCACCGACGGCGCCGACGCCGTCTACAAGTCCAGCTGCTGA
- a CDS encoding ABC transporter permease has translation MSTQTPPTETVAIGTFDNHKTNPIKAVLRTQAFQILLVLLAIIIVFSILAPESFAQWSNFRLIIQNASILAVLAVGMTYVIITAGIDLSVGSVLVFSGVVSALVMRALGGEGWGVATVGIIVSILSGVCWGLLNGFLIAKAKIPPLIVTLGSLGMALGLAQILTGGVDVRDVPTVLTVSIGYGNVFGSVPIISVIALVVVIIGAIVLHYTRFGLYTLAVGSSEIAARRVGVKVDAQLIKIYTISGALAGLGGILSLSQFSTTAIAGQTQTNLNVIAAVVIGGTSLFGGVGTIMGTVVGLFIPAVLQNGFVITGVQPFWQQVAVGAVLITAVYVDQVRRTAATRGNSQGLWRKFISGGRRG, from the coding sequence GTGAGCACGCAGACACCTCCCACCGAGACGGTGGCCATCGGCACCTTCGACAACCACAAGACGAACCCGATCAAGGCCGTCCTGCGCACGCAGGCGTTCCAGATCCTGCTGGTGCTGCTGGCCATCATCATCGTCTTCAGCATCCTGGCTCCCGAGTCGTTCGCCCAGTGGTCGAACTTCCGCCTCATCATCCAGAACGCCTCCATCCTCGCCGTGCTCGCGGTCGGCATGACCTACGTCATCATCACCGCCGGCATCGACCTCTCGGTCGGATCGGTGCTCGTGTTCTCGGGAGTCGTCTCGGCGCTCGTGATGCGGGCCCTGGGCGGCGAAGGCTGGGGCGTCGCCACCGTCGGCATCATCGTCTCGATCCTCAGCGGCGTCTGCTGGGGGCTGCTGAACGGTTTCCTCATCGCCAAGGCGAAGATCCCGCCGCTCATCGTCACGCTCGGTTCGCTCGGCATGGCCCTGGGTCTCGCCCAGATCCTCACCGGCGGCGTCGACGTCCGCGACGTGCCCACCGTGCTGACCGTCTCGATCGGGTACGGCAACGTGTTCGGCAGCGTCCCGATCATCAGCGTGATCGCCCTGGTCGTCGTCATCATCGGCGCCATCGTGCTGCACTACACGCGCTTCGGCCTCTACACGCTGGCCGTCGGCTCGAGCGAGATCGCAGCACGCCGGGTCGGCGTGAAGGTCGACGCGCAGCTGATCAAGATCTACACGATCTCGGGCGCCCTGGCCGGGCTCGGCGGCATCCTCTCGCTGTCGCAGTTCTCGACCACCGCCATCGCGGGTCAGACCCAGACCAACCTGAACGTCATCGCCGCCGTCGTGATCGGTGGCACGTCGCTCTTCGGCGGCGTCGGAACGATCATGGGCACGGTCGTGGGTCTGTTCATCCCCGCGGTGCTGCAGAACGGCTTCGTCATCACCGGTGTGCAGCCCTTCTGGCAGCAGGTCGCGGTGGGCGCGGTGCTGATCACCGCCGTCTACGTCGACCAGGTGCGCCGCACCGCCGCCACCCGAGGCAACTCGCAGGGCCTCTGGCGCAAGTTCATCAGCGGAGGTCGGCGCGGCTGA
- a CDS encoding ATP-binding cassette domain-containing protein, producing the protein MSTTTTVPVLQARGLSRQFGSVRALHNVDFEVYPGEVTALIGDNGAGKSTLVKALSGNLATDEGEIRFDGTPIDMSNPQVASGLGIETVYQDLALAPHLDPVQNMYLGRELRRPGLAGALGFMKTKDMAVASRAAFDELGATVRSLTSPVGEMSGGQRQAIAIARAVHWASRVVFLDEPTAALGVRQTKNVLETIRRVRDKGIAVVFISHSMPHVIDVSDRIQVLRLGTRVANIKAADTSMEELVGLMTGAVTKDDQK; encoded by the coding sequence ATGAGCACCACCACGACCGTGCCCGTGCTGCAGGCGCGGGGTCTGTCGCGTCAGTTCGGATCCGTCCGTGCCCTGCACAACGTCGACTTCGAGGTCTACCCCGGAGAGGTCACCGCCCTCATCGGCGACAACGGCGCCGGCAAGTCGACGCTCGTGAAGGCCCTGTCCGGCAACCTCGCCACCGACGAGGGCGAGATCCGCTTCGACGGCACCCCGATCGACATGTCGAACCCCCAGGTCGCCTCGGGCCTCGGAATCGAGACGGTCTACCAGGACCTCGCGCTCGCCCCGCACCTCGACCCGGTGCAGAACATGTACCTCGGCCGCGAACTCCGCCGCCCCGGCCTCGCCGGAGCCCTCGGGTTCATGAAGACCAAGGACATGGCCGTCGCCTCCCGCGCGGCGTTCGACGAACTCGGGGCCACCGTGCGTTCGTTGACGTCGCCCGTCGGTGAGATGTCGGGCGGACAGCGGCAGGCGATCGCGATCGCCCGCGCCGTGCACTGGGCGTCGCGCGTCGTCTTCCTCGACGAACCCACCGCCGCCCTCGGCGTGCGTCAGACGAAGAACGTGCTCGAGACCATTCGGCGCGTCCGCGACAAGGGCATCGCCGTGGTCTTCATCTCGCACTCGATGCCGCACGTCATCGACGTCAGCGACCGCATCCAGGTGCTGCGCCTCGGTACCCGCGTCGCCAACATCAAGGCTGCGGACACCTCCATGGAAGAACTCGTCGGACTCATGACCGGCGCCGTCACGAAGGACGACCAGAAGTGA
- a CDS encoding nucleoside/nucleotide kinase family protein: protein MTHTSDNAATAAAVTVHLDDLVARARNLAATGERRVLGLAGTPGAGKSTVSDALLAALGSDAVLVGMDGFHLANEELERLGRRDRKGAPDTFDVEGYVALLDRLRAGHAVYAPRFDRGLEESIGSAVLVPADVPLVITEGNYLLHDDFGWDAVASRLDEVWFLDIEADTRRERLVARRLSHDHPHDDAVAWVRDVDEANALVVERGRHRADLVITVSDAPAGGVGHHEGAAS from the coding sequence GTGACCCACACCTCGGATAACGCCGCGACGGCCGCCGCCGTCACCGTGCACCTCGACGACCTCGTCGCCCGTGCCCGGAACCTCGCGGCGACCGGCGAGCGCCGCGTGCTGGGACTGGCGGGCACCCCCGGCGCGGGCAAGTCGACGGTGAGCGACGCGCTGCTCGCCGCCCTCGGATCCGACGCGGTCCTGGTGGGGATGGACGGCTTCCATCTCGCCAACGAGGAGCTCGAGCGCCTCGGTCGCCGCGACCGCAAGGGCGCCCCCGACACGTTCGACGTCGAGGGCTACGTCGCCCTGCTCGATCGCCTCCGCGCAGGCCACGCCGTCTACGCCCCCCGCTTCGACCGCGGCCTCGAGGAGTCCATCGGCTCGGCGGTGCTCGTGCCCGCCGACGTCCCCCTCGTCATCACCGAGGGCAACTACCTGCTGCACGACGACTTCGGGTGGGATGCCGTGGCATCCCGTCTCGACGAAGTCTGGTTCCTCGACATCGAGGCCGACACCCGCCGCGAACGTCTCGTCGCACGCCGCCTGTCCCACGACCATCCCCACGACGACGCCGTCGCCTGGGTCCGCGACGTCGACGAGGCCAACGCTCTCGTCGTCGAGCGCGGGCGCCACCGCGCCGATCTCGTCATCACCGTCTCCGACGCCCCCGCCGGGGGCGTCGGCCACCACGAAGGAGCTGCCTCATGA
- a CDS encoding SDR family oxidoreductase produces MSEFSDRTILVTGAGGGIGGTTVRHLVAAGATVLAAGRTADSVAAIAEETGAEPVVFDLESEDEIRAAIEGRDLYGVVNCGGWGGEIATPMETDIDVFDKVMSINARGSLLVTKYASREMIRVGKGGAIVNVSSQASLVALTGHISYGSSKAALDNITRVSALELGGYGIRVNSVNPTVVMTPMSAWYWGRPDIEGPFLDAMPLHKWATEDDIAAPIVFLLSDGAGMISGVSLPIDGGYSSR; encoded by the coding sequence ATGAGCGAATTCTCCGACCGCACCATTCTCGTCACCGGCGCCGGTGGCGGCATCGGCGGCACCACCGTCCGCCACCTCGTCGCCGCCGGTGCGACCGTGCTCGCCGCCGGTCGCACGGCCGACAGCGTCGCCGCCATCGCCGAAGAGACCGGCGCCGAGCCCGTCGTGTTCGACCTCGAATCCGAGGACGAGATCCGCGCCGCGATCGAGGGACGCGACCTCTACGGCGTCGTCAATTGCGGCGGATGGGGCGGCGAGATCGCCACCCCCATGGAGACCGACATCGACGTGTTCGACAAGGTCATGAGCATCAACGCCCGCGGCTCGCTGTTGGTCACCAAGTACGCCTCGCGCGAGATGATCCGCGTCGGCAAGGGGGGCGCCATCGTCAACGTCTCGAGCCAGGCGAGCCTCGTCGCCCTCACCGGCCACATCTCGTACGGCTCGTCGAAGGCGGCGCTCGACAACATCACGCGCGTCTCCGCCCTCGAGCTGGGCGGCTACGGCATCCGCGTCAACAGCGTCAACCCGACCGTCGTGATGACGCCGATGTCGGCCTGGTACTGGGGGCGCCCCGACATCGAGGGCCCGTTCCTCGACGCGATGCCCCTGCACAAGTGGGCCACCGAAGACGACATCGCGGCCCCCATCGTGTTCCTCCTCAGCGACGGCGCCGGCATGATCTCGGGCGTCTCGCTGCCGATCGACGGCGGCTACTCGAGCCGCTGA
- a CDS encoding D-arabinono-1,4-lactone oxidase, which produces MQTRPPGATWSGNHRYRAAETLLPGDLDELAEVLTSADAVRVQATRHTFNDVGDTDGVLVSLEQLPVRIEIDGDRARVEGLVTFAELAPVLEAEGRALHNLGSLPHISVAGATATGTHGSGLRNGNLSSAVRAVDVMDADGQTHHIDQTHEWFAAAALGIGAFGVITAVELQTEPSYTVTQQAYTGVAWDDIVGDPERVFGGSRSVSVFTTWGDPAHDLVWAKSDDGAPDWVETLGGRPVGDDIHLGRIRTVDNTTPRGTPGPWHTRLPHFRADALPSDGDEIQSEYFVPMASARDALAAVRAIAPAFSAQLLVSELRTVAADELWLSPAYQRDVIAIHFTWRNDTDGVLAVLPHIEAALAPFDVRPHWGKAFTMPGEAVRASLARIDDFTAAAHRVDPRGVFRNDFLRRTLGL; this is translated from the coding sequence ATGCAGACACGACCCCCCGGCGCCACCTGGTCGGGCAACCACCGCTACCGTGCCGCCGAGACACTGCTGCCCGGTGACCTCGACGAGCTCGCCGAGGTCCTGACCTCCGCCGACGCGGTGCGCGTGCAGGCGACGCGTCACACGTTCAACGACGTGGGTGACACCGACGGCGTGCTCGTCTCGCTCGAACAGCTGCCCGTGCGCATCGAGATCGACGGCGACCGCGCGCGCGTCGAGGGACTGGTCACCTTCGCCGAGCTCGCCCCGGTGCTCGAGGCCGAGGGTCGCGCCCTGCACAACCTCGGCTCGCTGCCCCACATCTCCGTGGCCGGCGCCACCGCGACGGGCACGCACGGCTCGGGCCTCCGCAACGGCAACCTGTCGAGCGCGGTCCGCGCCGTCGACGTCATGGATGCCGACGGCCAGACGCACCACATCGACCAGACGCACGAGTGGTTCGCCGCCGCGGCGCTCGGCATCGGCGCGTTCGGCGTGATCACCGCCGTCGAGCTGCAGACCGAACCGTCGTACACGGTGACGCAGCAGGCGTACACCGGCGTGGCGTGGGACGACATCGTGGGCGACCCCGAGCGCGTGTTCGGCGGCTCACGCAGCGTCAGCGTCTTCACGACGTGGGGCGACCCCGCGCACGATCTGGTGTGGGCGAAGAGCGACGACGGCGCACCGGACTGGGTGGAGACGCTCGGGGGCCGCCCCGTCGGCGACGACATCCACCTGGGACGCATCCGCACCGTCGACAACACCACTCCGCGCGGCACACCGGGTCCGTGGCACACGCGCCTGCCGCACTTCCGCGCCGACGCCCTGCCGAGCGACGGCGACGAGATCCAATCCGAGTACTTCGTGCCGATGGCCTCGGCCCGCGATGCGCTCGCGGCGGTGCGCGCGATCGCCCCCGCGTTCTCCGCGCAGCTGCTCGTCTCCGAGCTGCGCACCGTCGCCGCCGACGAACTCTGGCTGAGCCCCGCGTATCAGCGCGATGTGATCGCCATCCACTTCACCTGGCGCAACGACACCGACGGGGTCCTCGCGGTGCTCCCGCACATCGAGGCCGCCCTCGCGCCGTTCGACGTGCGCCCGCACTGGGGCAAGGCGTTCACCATGCCCGGCGAGGCCGTGCGGGCGAGCCTCGCCCGGATCGACGATTTCACCGCCGCGGCACATCGGGTCGACCCCCGCGGCGTCTTCCGCAACGACTTCCTGCGGCGGACGCTCGGCCTGTAG
- a CDS encoding ROK family transcriptional regulator, producing MVTAGTRGDGMRRANLSLVLRTVHREGPRSRAALTEATGLNRSTIADLVGELQRGGLVIERASDTQGRVGRPSPIVAPDPRVVAVAANPEVDALDLAAIALDGTILVRERLDQRALLTPERTAEIIAERLAAWRRGPLADARITGVGVAVPGPVRASDGLVREAPHLGWIDAPLSQLVTDATALPAHVGNDAALGALAEYLFGAARGAHDVVYLNGGASGIGGAVIVGGTPLGGAGGYAGEFGQNRPGIVDIADRRAADGVLEDEVSRAHLLAAAALDGGDDAALARALASIPDVSEVDRQRRILATALANAANVLNPAVIVLGGFLAVLAARDLAGLDAAVRAQTIPACAEGLRLAVAELGEDRLLVGAAEAVFEAALFPAR from the coding sequence ATGGTCACCGCGGGCACTCGGGGCGACGGCATGCGCCGCGCCAATCTCTCGCTCGTGCTGCGAACCGTGCACCGCGAGGGCCCGCGCTCGCGCGCTGCGCTGACCGAGGCCACGGGACTGAACCGCTCCACGATCGCCGACCTCGTCGGAGAACTGCAGCGCGGGGGGCTCGTGATCGAGCGGGCCTCCGACACTCAGGGTCGCGTGGGCCGCCCCTCGCCGATCGTCGCCCCCGACCCCCGCGTCGTGGCCGTGGCGGCCAACCCCGAGGTCGACGCGCTGGACCTCGCGGCGATCGCCCTCGACGGCACGATCCTCGTGCGCGAACGCCTCGACCAGCGGGCGCTGCTCACCCCCGAACGCACCGCCGAGATCATCGCCGAGCGGCTGGCGGCCTGGCGTCGCGGCCCCCTCGCCGACGCCCGGATCACCGGGGTGGGGGTCGCCGTGCCGGGACCGGTGCGGGCCTCCGACGGACTCGTGCGCGAAGCCCCGCACCTCGGATGGATCGACGCCCCGCTCTCGCAACTGGTGACGGATGCCACGGCCCTCCCCGCCCACGTCGGCAACGACGCCGCCCTCGGCGCACTCGCCGAGTACCTGTTCGGTGCCGCGCGCGGAGCGCACGACGTCGTCTACCTCAACGGCGGCGCGAGCGGTATCGGCGGCGCCGTGATCGTCGGGGGCACCCCCCTCGGCGGAGCGGGAGGCTACGCGGGAGAATTCGGGCAGAACCGGCCCGGCATCGTCGACATCGCCGACCGGCGGGCGGCCGACGGCGTGCTCGAAGACGAGGTGAGCCGGGCCCACCTGCTCGCCGCCGCGGCGCTCGACGGCGGCGACGATGCCGCCCTCGCACGTGCTCTGGCATCCATTCCCGACGTCTCCGAGGTGGATCGCCAACGGCGCATCCTCGCCACGGCCCTGGCGAACGCCGCCAACGTACTGAACCCGGCCGTGATCGTGCTGGGCGGGTTCCTCGCCGTGCTCGCGGCGCGCGACCTGGCCGGACTCGACGCGGCCGTGCGGGCGCAGACCATCCCCGCGTGCGCCGAGGGTCTACGCCTCGCCGTCGCGGAGCTCGGCGAGGACCGCCTGCTGGTGGGCGCCGCCGAGGCGGTGTTCGAGGCCGCGCTGTTCCCGGCGCGCTGA
- a CDS encoding glutathione peroxidase has protein sequence MDLSGIPITTLQGEETTFGALTDGKAALVVNVASRCGLAGQYEILEALHKRYAERGFTVIGFPSNQFLQELSDSEKIEQYCSATWGVTFPMTEKVKVNGRSAHPLYKELTTTPDAEGKTGRISWNFEKFVVAPDGRVARFSPRTQPDDPEVIAAIEGALPR, from the coding sequence ATGGACCTTTCCGGCATCCCCATCACCACCCTCCAGGGCGAAGAGACGACCTTCGGCGCGCTCACCGACGGCAAGGCGGCGCTCGTGGTCAACGTCGCCTCGCGCTGCGGGCTCGCGGGGCAGTACGAGATCCTCGAGGCGCTGCACAAGCGCTACGCCGAGCGCGGATTCACCGTGATCGGCTTCCCGAGCAACCAGTTCCTGCAGGAGCTCAGCGACAGCGAGAAGATCGAGCAGTACTGCTCGGCGACGTGGGGCGTGACTTTCCCGATGACCGAGAAGGTCAAGGTCAACGGGCGCAGCGCCCACCCCCTGTACAAGGAGCTCACGACGACCCCGGATGCCGAGGGCAAGACCGGTCGCATCTCGTGGAACTTCGAGAAGTTCGTCGTGGCCCCCGACGGCCGCGTGGCGCGCTTCAGCCCGCGGACCCAGCCCGACGACCCCGAGGTCATCGCCGCGATCGAGGGCGCGCTGCCGCGCTGA